In Carassius carassius chromosome 38, fCarCar2.1, whole genome shotgun sequence, the genomic stretch ctgtctgctagccgcctcacgtcacagaaatcagttaattctcagcatatAGAGACtccttcacctagatatcacactatagagactgtgtctgttccccaaactagaaaatgacaagtaatttcttacttcaaaaacagaggtgttaattataggacctaaaaactgcatgtaataacctagaacatcttgaaagccacgtttctagcatttgtaaaactgaaatttTCCATCTCAAAACTATATCTAAAtgatggcctatgctctcaatgtcaaattcagaaatattaatccatgcgtttatgacctcaaggttagattattgtaatgctttattgggtggttgttctgtacgcttaataaacaaactccagttagtccaaaatgcagcagctagtgtTCTTATTAGAACcatgaagtatgaccatattcACCCGGTTCTGTTAAcaatgcactggctccctatgaaacatcgtatagattttaaaatcttgcttattacttataaaaccctaaatggtttagcacctcagtatttgaacaagctcctgttacattatagaCCTCCACGTctactgcgttctcaaaactcaggcaatttgataatgcctaagaatatcaaaatcaactgcgaggggcagatccttttcctgtttagtgcctaaactctggaataacctacctaacattgtttgggaggcagacacactcttgcagtctaaatctagattaaagacccatctcttaaaCCTGGCTTACAcgtaacacactaatatgcttctaatatccaaatccgttaaaggatttttaggttgcactaattaggtaaaccggaaccgggaacaattcccataacacccgatgtacttgctacctcattagaagaatggcatctacgctaatacaGGTGCTTCCCAATAGGTTGGAATGTTTaggaaaagttcatttgtttCAGTGTTTTGGCTCGGGTTGTGAAACTCATGTGTTGGATGGATTCGATGCACGCGGACTGAGGTGGTCTgggtcttttgttttttttgattgcggtgattttggctcatatttggCAGGAACCCACTGGTTTGcggtctcaacaaattagaatatgatgacatgccaatcagctaatcaaaacACCTACAAAGGATTCCTGAgacaaaatggtctctgacaatcattgacacccttcacaaggagtttAAGTCACATAAAtccattgccaataagctggctgttcacagagtgctgtatccaagcatgttaacagaaggttgagtggaatgaaaatgtgtggaagaaaaagatgcaaaacaaaccatgcagccttatgaggattgtcaagcaaactggattcaagaattttagagaacatcacaaggaatgcactgaggctgggttcaaggcatcaagagccaccacacacagaagtgtcaaggaatttggctactgttgttgtattcctcttgttaaggcactcctgtaccacagataATGTCTGAggtatcttacctgggctaaggataagaagaaatggactgttgacattggtccaaagtccttttttcagatgatggcaagttttgtatttcatttggaaaccaaggtcatcGCGGTTGAAGGTGCCAGGGACTTGGGCTGCTTCGGTCTGTGTGGATTGAATTTGTTTGATGCAtgggtttcacaatttgagttgaattgctgaaGTGAATGGgcttttcctcaacattctagTTTACTGAGAAGCAACAGTATTAGATACTAAAATGAAATGCTCAACAATGCTTTAATCGAAATGAGTTCATACATCGACTGTAATTGAAATTGACTGAATGGCGGGATTGGCTCTGAATAGCGATtaccttttactgtctatgaggcaatcagggggacgtggaggcattaagtcaagggagaagcccatagagggtccataaaagcaacgggacaaaattgtTCAACAATGTTTTGAGGAATTGGAAATAATTCGGTATGTGGCAAGTATGAAGTATTCACTACATATGAAGTAACATTTATCCAcaaactttaaataatttatctacttcattaaataattaagtaTGGGTAATGGAGTATCTATATTAACGGGGGATGGGGAAATTATCATGAAATTAtacatgcaatgaaaaaaaaacccatctCAATGTCAATCACGGTTAAtgttattcctttatttatttacagatataGGATACACTTGAAGATGAATGTGATCGCTTTCATCCTGGTCGGAAGCCATCTAAAACATGTCCTATCCTATACATAACCTAATGTGAAATAAAGAATCATGTACCTATTGGGTAACTTATGAATTCATATCACAAGTTGAATAtcattttacataactttttaatattatgcattaacgtactggcattacatttttaaataaataaatactatgcaaaatgacaaaaataattaatcagaaaacTTATCACAAGTCCTTGAATATCATAAATTCGTAATATTATGCATTAACTTAATATgccgtactggcgttacatttttaaataaataaatactatgcaaaattacaaaataattaatcagaatacttaccaaaatttgctcctgttcacgctcgcgtCTCTGCAacattcggtgggtgattcagatttctcttggcacagctattagaagacttacaattgtcagacaggttgctcacgtcacATCTGTCACATCAatatcatcaagctcagtttgaatCTGCACAGTACtcttgacccccaggaagtgcgtgcttctaattgacttcacttgtctacAATGGGTTCGCCCATTCAGTTTATTATGaaatgtccatttcttttactgtctatggccgGTTACGGTAAACACTAACAGGAATCAGGCCAGATCTTTACAGTCGCATCACAAACACAAGCACGAGAGCGAGCTGCGGGCCGCACTCTCACACTCGGCTCGGATAACACTCGCCAATGCCGAGTCTGAGCCGAGAGCCAGTCGAGCTCGGGGACGATTATTACATGCCGTCTGTAATTTCTGTTCCCATCACTTCTAAAATGAAGGCATTACAATATTGGTGTTTTAAGAATGTATTTGTTCAACATTATGAAATAACCTTTAACATGTTACAAGAACGCTGCTATGAGAACACAAGTCAAGTAAAAATAACATCCTAAAGACATTACAAGAACGTTGTTATGAGAACATCAGTCAAGtaaaaataacatcataaagACATTACAAGTACATTGTTATGAGAACATCAGTCAAGTAAAAATAACATCATAGAGAGTAAAAAACATCAGTCAAGTAAAAATAACATCATAGAGAGTAAAAACTGTGTGATGTTGTTGAGATCTTTTATTTAAAGCTTTGAAGGAGACCATTGTGAGATTGTTAGAGTTTTTGTCTCAGGAGACAAATTTGAGAAGCAGGAGACTCAAGCTAAAATTTCCATTCAATCTTAAAGTAACCTCTTTTCTGTCTAAGAGAAATATTTGAGatgccatagcatcattaaactggcatctaacaatggacaaaatgtatttatttatttatttattttttttctaaccataaaggctggtgtaatccccccccccccccccccccgaatcgaaaacctatgaatcgtgaatcgaatcgaatcgaatcgaatcactgcctacccaaagattcacagccctattttgtacccttccaaattcattctgctactgccatcatataTTAAGTCATCATTATAATTAAGAGGTCCTgctctagagacagccatgcatacCCATGCCATGataccacctccaccaagctttacagatgaggttgtatgcttagaATAATTTGCAGTTCCTATTTTCTCTACACTTTTGCTTtacaatcacttagataaaggttaatcttgGTCTAATCAGTCCATCAACTCAgctccaaaactctactggctcacatttgtgaagaatcttgccctttctgtttttggtgctgatcagaggtttgcatcttgctgtgtagattctgtaattctgtgtcaaattctcctgcagACTGTGGATTGACAGAGCATCCCCTTAAGAAAAATAGTATACTccaagtttattttactaagtatactttatatagcaagtatacaaatatcagtattctagaagtatacttgtaagtgtactgttcaAAATACTCATTGGGACTAAATttgcccactttctagtatataaaagtatacttttaagtaaacagtagcaaactttgagtacacaactggtttactatgtttgtagtttgtactgcaattatactaaaagtgaacttataggtatactgatagtttactaattaaatactttgtacactttgaagtatagtctcagtaaactagtttagtagttttatactgcaagtatactcataagttttatttaagtgaactttacataatattttaagtatactaatatgtccctatttaggttttgtatatattttgttatatgaatatctgaacatacaaaacatccaaagaaagaacagtgtatctgcttgtaaacatttttttttattctagcttcatgcattatttttaaacactttaatgtgactgaatacagtcatgtttggtgtcatttgtatTGTCTCagggcaactggtacaatggtctcaaccttagaaaagtagattaaaagatacagattttaagagttaagagataatttgattactgtaatgggagtgcccttttccagggtcttccatgtaaattaccttctgttcccattgaggtgtaaactaccctggtctgggacctgacctaatcaaattccaattgtcaaagtcaaagtcactcttgcagtttaaatctagattaaagacccatctctttaacctggcatacacataacatactaatatgcttttattatccaaatccattaaaggatttttaggctgcattaattaggtaaaccggaactggaaacacttcccataacaccctatgtacttgctacatcattagaagaatggcatctacgctaatatttgtctgtttctctcttgttccgaggtcaccgtggccaccagatccagtctgtatccagatcagagggtcactgcagtcacccggatccagtacgtatccagaccagatgctggatcagcacctagaaaggacctctacatccctaaaagacagtggagaccaggacaactagagccccagatacagatcccctgtaaagaccttgtctcagaggagcaccaggacaagaccacaggaaacagattattcttctgcacaatctgactttgctgcagcctggaattgacctactggtttcgtctggtcagaggagaactggtcccccaactgagcctggtttctcccaaggtttttttctccattctgtcaccgatggagtttcggttccttgccgctgtcgcctctggcttgcttagttggggacacttcatctacagagatatcgttgacttgattgtaaataaatgcacagacactatttaactgaacagagatgacataactgaatccaatgatgaactgcctttaactatcatttttgcattattgacactgttttcctaatgaatgttgttcagttgctttgacgcaatgtattgtgtttaaagcgctatataaataaaggtgactttgactttgactttaatgtgtttcataaaaaataaagaaagaacattttgaacaaaaagctgaaaaagaaagactatgaattggatccagaataataatcaaaatgtagATGGAGTTAATCAACACCCCAgaacttgactgtaattattacctcttcatcagtCGACATTTAttccataacattacagttttgatgctgtttcatgtcagaagaTCATGTTACACGTGTTAGTAtcttgtgtttcttttttcttcttcacttgttttttttttttggaaattctgtgcagaagatataataatgaaaacatggattctaggagtatagctcaaatataattagaatttttgtaagtataagtcaagcatacctaaatgtaattttaagtatatttctgagaattacagaaagcccatttctgagaagtacataaaaagtaaactaaaagcatactttcctatttttagtttaaaagaagtatactaatagcacacttgaataaacatttattttttataaatacatatttttcgtaagggtcactccagctttctggaggttgttggtgattttacaaaCGTATTTTAggattcattttcacagcttttatgatttgtctgtcatcaactactgttgtttttctcagctgatCATGGTtgtcgttggttgctgatgtcgccggtagtttccaaactctttaaTTCTCCATGTCTTTCCTATACAGTAGTTCTAACtgactcttttcttttagcatccaaattgcttgctctTCTTTCAGAATcggcttcctcgtcttcatcctggtttgtctgtcatcatcgaatgcaagacttagaatgcagaagcagtgtatataactgataagacacattctctgcttttaatatctgaagaattaatgcaacaggacacattCTTAGAAcgaactgttccaatacttatgctcacatcagatagggagatgaaacacTAAAAGTGCTGaccttcttagctggtaaaacatctttgtgttgaatcatccaataataaaatgtgacattctgtagttttgtctcatattcatcttttaataatatttacagatttcttgactccacagcaaacagaacaattttgtctttactgttccaatacttatggagggcactgtgtgTATAGCTATATAtgcgcccatttgtgcacccattGGCGTGCAGGTCTTTAAAAGagatgtgttcaggcgcattgctggcgcattgctggcgcattgctttTTAAAgtagctgaaaatagactgtgccttAGACCAActtaaacctggtctaaagtctggcacaatgtttttcctttgttacttaaagagcgtgttagtataggcgggtccacaacgcgcgtacacgctgcttattaaacacagggacgcacagcagcacacaaacatgccaaatataaaaaattaaaggattgcaatgcataataattatttgaaggctaattaaatataaaaatgtctacatgtcataatggataatCATCgtatgtatcagaattaggctatttgctcgcacacgagcagctccattTTATCTCGGAGACACGTTCTGCCTCTGGACCTTTCTGAGCAGCCACCGCTGCCTCAGGTCAATCGCGAGTGGACACCGCTGCCTCGAGGGAATCGTGAGTGGACACTGCCGCCTCTGGAGCTCTCTGAGCGGCCACCGCCACCTCAAGGGAATCGTGAGTGGACACCGCCACTTCTGGAGCTTTCTGAGTGGCCAACTGTGCCACGGGGGaatcgtgagcggacaccgccgcctcggtAGGGTCGTGAGTGGACACCGCCGCCTATGGAGCTTTCTGAGCTGCCACCGCCACCTCGGGGGaatcgtgagcggacaccgccgcctctgGAGCTTTCTGAGTGGCCACCGCCACCTTGGGGGAATGAGCAGTATCTGCCGCTTCGTGAGTCTTGCGAGCTGACCGTGCTGCTCACACCGACATCAGCTGTGATTCCTGCATGCTGCGTATCAGCCAGTGACACTCCGGAAACAGGCGTGAGGCACTGGGTGCAGCCAACGAGGCCTCTGATGACTCCTGGACTGTTGCCTCGGGAGAACCTTGAGCAGGCTCTGCAGCTAACTCCACCCTGACGGCTGATCCGCTCAACTGCAACTGCAGAGCCATGTTGATGTAATCCTCCAGCCTCTCCTCGGGGTGCCAGAATGGCATAAGGGACTTGAAGGGCTCGGCTAGGCCTTCCCAGAAACATTAGGCAGTTCTTTTCCGCAGCCAACAACCGAGCTGCCCCCACGAAGTCCCTGGCATAATCCTCAATGCTCCAATCTCCCTGGTGGACATCAAGGAACTTCCCTGCTGGACCCATGTTGCTGGCTGGATTCTGTCACAGCACGGCAAAAAGCACCGTGGAATAAACAGGGTCTGTGTCCAAATGCAGGAAAGcacttttaataaactgaaacaaaaaggccaacaaggcaaaacaaaGCAGGTTCAAACTCAGCAACAGctaataaacataacatacaTACTTAACAAATAACAATTAATCCAGCCAAACAAGAGTGATaagtgaaaggagaatatatagtCCGTGACAATgggcaccaggtgtgtgtgtgtgtgtgtgtgtgtgtgtgtgtgtgtgtgtgtgtgtgtgtgtgtgtgtgtgtgtgtgtgtgtgtgttaaaaagtagcccaattccattGAAAACATACAACAATAACATACTTAATAATGTACTCTTAATGTACATCAGTTCCACAAAAGAATCACCAGAATACATGTttgaagtttgatttaaaaaaaaaaaaaaaggtatttttttttaaggcaagGCATGAGGTCATCCCCTTTATCCGCTGAGACACACCAGGACTTTCTTTAACTATAAATATTAATTCAGAAAATTTTAAGAATGCAAAGTTTACGAGCTTTGATTTATGAAGGGTCTGTTTCCTCAGGTTGTGTATGGTCACCAGAGCATGTCACTGTTTAAGTGAATTTGTGGAGAGTCTCTTCCTGTTGCTTTGAATTATTGTTGTATGTCTCTCTTCCAGTTTCACTCAGTGCTGCTGCCAGCTAGCGAGCAGACAGTTCATGCATCCAGACAGGAAGAGACCAAACCACTTCACAACAGTTTAAGGTCAgtgcacatttatatttatatttgtatttatatatttatatttatcccAAAAACACCAGCCTACATATGTGTGaaatgtattagtattattttctgatCTTCTCAGATCATATCTGTATAATTACAGATATGATCTGAGAAGatcagaaaataatactaatacatttgtattgaaagtgttttttttttaataatgaaagtgttttttttttacagattgtgtcatttatttgtgaatatgGCGCATAAGAGATCTGTGTTAACCGATATTCATTTTGTGTAAATATCATGTATTGTGTTCTATATATGGTTAATTTCGATACACAAAATACTGGTGTAAAATGTCCAAACTTTGTAAAAGATGAATAAAAGATTTCCTGCATACGTTATACTTTTTCTATAGCAGGAAGTAAACCCAAGTCACATGACACATTCCTGCAAAGTATCTTATctgcattttttaaattctaGCTCGCCTTAATTCAGTGTAAGTATCAACTTGTTCACAGTCATGTGGCTTTATCTGAGTGCAAGACAAAGGTCTCATTCAGGGCAATATAACAAATTAGGACATTGCTTGTTTCAGCCATTTCCTTATTCTCCAGCAAAAGCAAAGAGCCAGTAGTTGATGTCAAATGATAGGCTATTATGTGGTCACTTaatatgtactgtaaatatatgggAGCTTACTGTAATTGAGTTCAGAAAAGCTAACTTAGGCTGTATGATAAAGCTTTTATATGTCAGTTTCACAGATTCCCAAATAGCATGTTAAGCATGTAGACACTGTTACACCTCACCTAGGGAAGAAATGCAACCTGAAAGGACTTGCATGGACAAAAGATTTTCAACAACAAGTTATTGGAAGTTCAAGTTCAGGAGCTGtaaaggccaaaataacaaacaaaaactattagtttttaaacctttatcttacctaaccaaaaaaaaagaaaaaaaagtacagttAACTGCCCTAACAGCCTAGGCTTAAAACAGAGATCACAAAGGTTTACAAACAGAAAGGTGTCAGAATCCTTACTAAGCAATTTTTCCCAAGTTTTGGAAAGCTGTTTTGACTTTGTTGAATGAAAGAGGATATTTATTTTAACTTGGGAAAGGTCAATTCAACTGGGTCAGACCAGCAACTTAGTCATATGGTAGATCAACAAACTGTGTATATAAAAACTTTGATGAAGACATAGAAACCAGTAATtatcttaaaaatattttctttataaacAATTCCTTTGCCAGTTTCGAGTTTGTTTACTTGGGAGATGtcacaggcaaaaataataataaaataaaataaaataaaataaaagctgattGCTGATTTTTGAAGTGCTGATTTTGGTTGAACAGGAGAAGAGCTGATAATACAGTTGTATTAACGGTGTCactgtttttaaaatagaaacaactgGATTAGACTGAAGGCAATTACATGGATCTTCTATTCAACTGAAAACACTTATTCTTATGCCCATGATGTGTGTCTCTCATAGGCTAGATTGAAGTCATGTTCCTTTGGTGTGTTCTGGTTCTTGTGAACCTGGTTTCTGTCGCTACAGGCACCAATGCAGGAGTTAAAGTCAGACTAACTCAGAAGGGGCTTGAGTATGGTAAGTAAGCAAAACAATAATTCTTGTAACCCTgtagaattaataaaattaaataaaatctgtaatgtaTCTGATGTTATGGAACAAAACCTAGTTATCATATGATTAAAAAACTCTGGATATCATGTGTATGTACAGAGTTCGGCCTTCTTTCTTTATCTTTCATGCCTTTATGAAGATATCAGGGTGGATAGGTCAGACGCctgtctaaaaaaataaattaaaagaactttttgttaaactttttgaTTCACTTGTAGGTAATCGGTTTATGCTTATGACAGTGTATACATTAATATGGGTATGAACTTTGTGGAAAATCATAATATCTCAGACAGATCTCAGGGCACTCATTCAGAGGTACAGCTTCTAAATGTTGCTTTCTTTTGATTGCAGGTCGACAGATTGGAATTGCCTCAATCCAGCAGAAACTCAGAACTATTAAAGTGCCCGATATAAGTGGCACAGAAAAGGTGGATCCTATTGGAAAAGTCCAATATAGTTTTACAGGGTGAGATCAATATAGTGATTTAcactaacaaataaaacaaatacgaTGGAGTGATAAAAGAGATATTTACTTGGTCttgaaaaatgataaaaaaatacattttgccaCTTAGACAGGATTATTTGGTGTATAATACACATTATTGtctatattttaatgaaataaagtgttgaaCATATGAGGTTGGAAAGGTACTGAAGAAAAGGAGGGATGAGTTATTGGATTGTTTGGAATATGCTTATAATTGCATATAGCAAAAACTTCTATGATATATCTATTAGGATGCAGATTGTAAACCTGGGACTTCCCAAGTCAGCACTGACTTTAGTTCCTGGTACTGGAGTCATGCTCTCAATTGGCAATGCCTACATTAATCTGCATGGAAACTGGAGAGTCAAATACCTCAGGATCATGTAAGTCGAGTGTCCACATGACTAAttgaaactaaactaaattaacaaattaaattcagGTATAATGTAAAAGACAGTATATAGTATCTGATCTCTTTTTTACACAGAAAAGACAGTGGATCCTTTGATCTGGTTGTTAGTGAACTGACCATTAGCACCACTGTTGCAGTCATGAGTGATGACACTGGCCGTCCAACAGTCAGCATGACCAACTGTGCAGCAACTGTGGGAAGTGTCAATGTAAAATTTCACGGTGGGGCAAGGTAACATTATTCAACTAACACACAGCAGTCAAGCTCATTGTTCATCGCTAAAGTCAATGTTGAATGCATTTTACGTCAGCGTACATCACAATTCAAATAAATTGGAAATCTTTCAATACAGTTGCtctttcaaattaaatattgaaTGCGGAAGAAGCCGTTCCATAAATTAGGGCTGTACAAAGGTTCTTCTCTACAAATATTATGTAACAATTAAAAAGAGGAAGATCTCTGAGGGAAGTGCAATCCTCTGTTTTTAAACTGATGGAAGTGAAAGTAGCGAGACAATGGCAGGACGTAAGAGTCTACATAGTCTTATAAGTATCAGAAATGTTTGTTGACCTCAAGCAGTTAAGCGATCACTTAAGAAGGGTTTAGCTTTGGATAATGTTAGTTTGTATTTATACAACAGAACAGATAACCTTTTAAAAATGTTCCTGTAGTAACTCATGTCATATGGTTGTATGCATGACAATGGTACACAGTTGTTTGTAACTTTTAAATGCTATTAGAATTAACTTCTTAACTCTTTTTGAAAAGCTCATCAATTTATTTGTTGCATTAAACATTTCCAATAGTTaaatatcagtttaaaaaaaaaattcaacaatccatatattttatttgaccATGGACTTAAACACCTGAAAACCATTTTACACCTAATGACTGTGTTAATACAAACATTAAATTGTTTGCACTTTTATTTCCTTTATTCATGACAGCTGGTTATATAACCTCTTCAGTTCCTTCATTAATAAGGCTTTACGCAATGCTCTGCAGAAACAGGTAAGGAATTTAGGCTGTGAATGCCCTCTTTATTACACACTAAATGTGTGCTGTTAAACATACTGGATTTTAACATTCAATCTATCTGCCATTTCAGATCTGCCCTTTGGTGGCTGATTCCATTGCTGACATAAACCCCCACCTAAAAACATTAAATGGTGatataataaatcattatttatcaATTATTCACATTTCTGATTTGGTATGAAAATCAGCTTCATTCAATACATTTTAAGTACATacaaaaaaatgacatttctattttgattcaCCAGTTTTAGCCAAAGTAGATCAATATGCTGAAATTGAATACTCCATGGTGGGGTCTCCTGTCATTTCTAATACTTCCATTGACTTGGGTTTAAAGGTAATCTTAAGCACTACCATGTGTGGTATGTTTTGAAACACATAGCAAAATAACTGAATTTAGATGTTTTCACACTTTATAGGGTGAATTCTACAACATTGGACAACACAAGGAACCCCCCTTTTCCCCAACACCTTTCTCATTGGCATCCCAGGACACAGATATGCTGTACATTGGAGTATCTGCCTTTACCCTCAACTCAGCAGGCTTTGTGTACAACAGAGCTGGTGCCCTCCGCCTCTACATCACTGATGACATGGTGAGATTAATTAAATATGAAGAGTCATTCAAATCTGAGAGTTCAATAGATGTGCAATAGCTGTCTTTTTGATAGATTGTCAATAAGTAATTGTCATGATATTAGCAAACAGACTTTACAGTTTGAGTCAAAAATTCaagaacaaacattaaaaataagagTGTCATATCTGAATGAGCCTCAGCACTGTATTGACTGCTAAAGCATTACTTAtttacaaataagaaaaaaaaggtaagcctttttttttatctatcagTTGACaccaaaataacataaaaatagcaATATCTGAAGCTAAACTGGGTGAATATGATCATATGACTCAAGATGTATCACACTTAAGCAAGAAAACCATAgaaacttattttaatttttg encodes the following:
- the LOC132119232 gene encoding bactericidal permeability-increasing protein-like, whose translation is MFLWCVLVLVNLVSVATGTNAGVKVRLTQKGLEYGRQIGIASIQQKLRTIKVPDISGTEKVDPIGKVQYSFTGMQIVNLGLPKSALTLVPGTGVMLSIGNAYINLHGNWRVKYLRIIKDSGSFDLVVSELTISTTVAVMSDDTGRPTVSMTNCAATVGSVNVKFHGGASWLYNLFSSFINKALRNALQKQICPLVADSIADINPHLKTLNVLAKVDQYAEIEYSMVGSPVISNTSIDLGLKGEFYNIGQHKEPPFSPTPFSLASQDTDMLYIGVSAFTLNSAGFVYNRAGALRLYITDDMIPSGSPIRLNTKTFGAFIPQIQKMYPGLMMKLLVETVKEPLMTFEPNNMTVQASSSVTAYAIQPNSTLSPLFVLNLEGSVSTHIYVTELKLAGNVTLNKIDMSLAKSYVGPFQVKSLDNIFTIVLKFAVIPKVNARLQEGYPLPAIGKMQLVNSQLQVLKDYLLIGTDVQFTG